The Spirochaetota bacterium genome includes a region encoding these proteins:
- the dnaX gene encoding DNA polymerase III subunit gamma/tau: protein MAYKVIARKYRPTVFTEVIGQEHITETIARSIAAGKHAHAYLFSGPHGVGKTSLARIIAKALNCEQGPTDKPCGVCSSCTQIADGNPLDVIEIDGASNRGIDNIREIIETVRISPAAGKFKIYIIDEVHQITVEAFNALLKTLEEPPSHIVFILATTEAEKVLPTVRSRCQQYRFKTLSIGDLEQILKKILENEKVSYDAEAIFLIAKHSRGSVRDSETILEKMIAYTSASGHISAQDVLAVVGSNNFGLVKKLFSAMTEQDKPAYFALIAELRESGVDIRTYLANIIEYLRVSLLMKSGISDARILEIPDSEREEMAPFVAAFDDRELENIVDYTLGLDYQVRMANDPMLIFELRALKLLNPSNLIQPADLLSAPAAAYTPPPAPVRNASHVVQPAAPAAPAAAAAEVASGEDSKQRFFKAVLASISKISPSIYSYLSQGNAVGKDGVKLIVSLPANILSLIEQDKRAKDVIKQAIAENTSRADIEFIFVAAEKAQSDQFDKLKEMFNGTIIDSQQ, encoded by the coding sequence GTGGCATATAAAGTGATCGCGCGAAAGTACCGCCCCACGGTCTTTACCGAAGTGATCGGACAGGAGCATATCACCGAGACGATAGCGCGAAGTATTGCCGCCGGCAAGCATGCACATGCCTATCTCTTCTCGGGACCGCACGGTGTCGGAAAGACATCGCTTGCACGCATCATTGCGAAAGCGCTTAACTGTGAACAGGGGCCGACGGACAAGCCCTGCGGCGTCTGTTCGTCCTGCACGCAGATAGCCGACGGGAACCCGCTCGATGTGATAGAGATAGACGGCGCATCGAATCGCGGTATCGATAATATCAGAGAAATAATAGAAACGGTACGCATATCCCCCGCCGCCGGGAAATTCAAGATATACATCATCGATGAAGTGCATCAGATAACCGTCGAGGCGTTCAACGCGCTCCTCAAAACGCTCGAGGAGCCGCCGTCGCACATCGTGTTCATACTTGCAACGACGGAAGCGGAGAAGGTGCTCCCGACGGTGAGGAGCCGCTGCCAGCAGTATCGCTTCAAAACGCTTTCCATCGGCGACCTTGAACAGATACTGAAAAAGATACTCGAGAATGAAAAGGTATCCTACGATGCGGAAGCGATATTCCTTATCGCAAAGCACTCCCGCGGGTCGGTACGCGACAGCGAAACGATACTGGAAAAGATGATTGCGTATACGTCCGCGAGCGGGCATATCAGTGCGCAGGATGTTCTTGCCGTGGTCGGAAGCAATAATTTCGGGCTTGTGAAAAAACTTTTCAGCGCCATGACCGAGCAGGACAAGCCGGCATACTTCGCTCTTATTGCCGAGCTCCGTGAGAGCGGCGTCGATATACGTACGTACCTTGCGAACATCATCGAGTATCTGCGCGTATCGCTTCTCATGAAAAGCGGCATCTCCGATGCGCGCATACTGGAGATACCCGATTCCGAGCGTGAAGAGATGGCCCCGTTCGTGGCTGCATTCGATGACCGTGAACTTGAGAACATCGTCGATTACACCCTCGGGCTCGATTATCAGGTGCGCATGGCGAACGATCCCATGCTCATATTCGAGCTCAGGGCGTTGAAGCTCTTGAACCCGTCCAATCTCATTCAGCCGGCCGATCTATTGTCCGCGCCCGCCGCGGCATACACGCCGCCCCCCGCACCCGTGCGAAACGCATCGCACGTCGTGCAGCCCGCAGCACCGGCCGCGCCCGCCGCTGCTGCAGCGGAAGTAGCATCCGGCGAGGACAGCAAGCAGCGTTTCTTCAAAGCAGTGCTCGCGTCGATAAGCAAGATCAGCCCCTCGATATACAGCTACCTTTCACAGGGGAATGCGGTGGGGAAAGACGGCGTTAAGCTCATCGTGTCGCTCCCGGCAAATATCCTTTCGCTTATTGAGCAGGATAAACGTGCGAAGGATGTCATAAAGCAGGCCATTGCGGAGAACACGAGCCGCGCCGATATTGAATTCATTTTTGTCGCCGCGGAAAAAGCACAGTCGGACCAATTCGATAAGCTGAAAGAGATGTTCAACGGGACGATCATCGATTCGCAGCAGTGA
- a CDS encoding shikimate dehydrogenase: MKTIDGNTQVACVIGNPIEHTLSPLMHNHAFARMKLNWVYIPFLVNDIEDAVAGMRALSIRGASVTIPFKRSVIPFLDAVDPAARLAGSVNTIVYDHGKLTGYSSDGYGAVRALKECSPIAGKNIVVLGNGGSTSGILSALRDEAPSKITIVGRDRNKVNAFIASMGGVIVCDGMLFSDAVRERCAAADIIINTTSVGMHPEVNASPIPEDCIMQRHVVFDIVYTPKDTLLLRYARTRGAKIVYGYKMLLHQAAVQFELWTKMPFPTDAVDTVLSRELARRDHG; the protein is encoded by the coding sequence ATGAAGACCATTGATGGTAATACCCAGGTCGCCTGCGTCATAGGCAATCCCATTGAGCATACGCTTTCTCCGCTCATGCATAATCACGCGTTCGCCCGAATGAAATTGAACTGGGTGTATATACCGTTCCTCGTGAACGATATCGAGGATGCGGTCGCCGGCATGCGCGCATTATCCATTCGCGGTGCATCGGTGACGATACCATTCAAGCGCTCGGTGATTCCGTTCCTCGATGCTGTCGATCCAGCCGCGCGGCTCGCCGGCTCGGTGAATACCATCGTGTATGATCACGGGAAGCTAACCGGCTACAGCTCCGACGGATACGGGGCCGTCCGTGCGCTGAAAGAGTGTTCGCCCATAGCCGGGAAAAACATCGTGGTCCTCGGGAACGGCGGGAGCACATCGGGCATCCTGTCGGCTCTCCGCGATGAGGCGCCGTCAAAGATAACCATTGTTGGTCGTGACAGGAATAAAGTAAACGCTTTCATCGCGTCGATGGGGGGCGTGATCGTTTGCGACGGCATGCTGTTCTCGGATGCGGTGAGGGAGCGATGCGCCGCTGCCGATATTATCATCAATACGACATCCGTGGGTATGCATCCCGAAGTGAATGCCTCCCCGATACCGGAAGACTGCATCATGCAGAGGCACGTCGTCTTCGACATCGTCTATACGCCGAAGGATACGCTCCTTCTCCGGTATGCGCGCACACGCGGGGCGAAGATCGTGTATGGATATAAAATGCTCCTGCATCAGGCGGCGGTACAATTCGAATTGTGGACGAAGATGCCGTTCCCGACAGATGCAGTTGATACGGTGCTGTCACGTGAGCTTGCGCGGAGGGACCATGGATAA
- a CDS encoding YfcE family phosphodiesterase encodes MDNRTYKLLVVSDTHGNIDAIEKMVASEPDIHGIMHLGDGISDLMTAEIPMHIERHCVNGNCDAARGHPRTLESTFGGVGVVAAHGDSYNVKQTLTSLRSKVIRSEAPLGFFGHTHERTHSDENGVKLINPGHGARGEYLVAVFSEKGYAVEFKEITLGEQ; translated from the coding sequence ATGGATAACAGGACCTACAAACTGCTCGTTGTCTCCGATACGCACGGGAATATCGATGCCATTGAAAAAATGGTAGCGAGCGAACCGGACATCCATGGGATAATGCATCTCGGCGACGGTATATCCGATCTCATGACAGCCGAGATACCGATGCATATAGAACGGCACTGCGTGAACGGCAATTGCGATGCCGCGCGCGGGCATCCGCGGACGCTCGAAAGTACGTTCGGCGGGGTAGGGGTGGTTGCTGCACACGGCGACTCGTACAATGTGAAGCAAACGCTTACATCGCTCCGGTCGAAGGTGATACGGAGCGAGGCGCCCCTCGGGTTTTTCGGTCACACGCATGAACGAACCCATTCCGATGAGAACGGTGTCAAGCTCATCAATCCGGGTCATGGCGCGCGGGGGGAATACCTTGTGGCGGTTTTTTCTGAAAAAGGATATGCTGTGGAATTCAAGGAGATAACTCTTGGCGAACAATAA
- a CDS encoding lysophospholipid acyltransferase family protein, producing the protein MANNKPLPITIIEFIPALFLIGLFMLLPYRFTLWFSRLVGRIAFRFAEEARNDALYGLSLAFPDWDKEKIRAMAIRSFEHMVMYFVEAFVFPIRFSSKRIEKKLVRVVNYEVVEKILAEGKGLIALAAHLGNPEIPGMITGIKGHPVYGVNRRMDNPLFQWMAKTAREAKGIIIVPRDKALRMIFDALRTNNPVAFLIDQNWAAGGVFVPFFGKLAATAKGPVQFAMKTGAKLLVTYDLRNPDGTHTATFGDIVELEIKENDEETIRYTTAKYTKIFEDLIRQHPEQWMWAHGRWSTRPPEEIKGK; encoded by the coding sequence TTGGCGAACAATAAACCGCTCCCGATAACGATCATTGAATTCATTCCGGCGTTATTCCTGATAGGGCTTTTCATGCTGCTGCCGTATCGTTTTACGTTATGGTTCTCGCGCCTGGTCGGGCGCATCGCGTTCCGCTTCGCAGAAGAAGCGCGCAACGACGCGCTCTATGGGCTCTCGCTCGCCTTCCCTGACTGGGACAAGGAAAAGATCCGTGCGATGGCGATACGATCCTTCGAGCATATGGTCATGTATTTCGTAGAAGCATTCGTATTTCCGATACGTTTCTCGAGCAAGCGCATCGAGAAGAAGCTTGTGCGTGTCGTCAATTACGAAGTGGTGGAGAAAATACTCGCGGAAGGGAAGGGGCTTATCGCTTTGGCCGCGCATCTGGGCAATCCCGAGATACCGGGTATGATAACGGGGATAAAAGGGCATCCTGTGTACGGCGTGAACCGACGTATGGACAATCCGCTGTTCCAGTGGATGGCGAAAACAGCGCGTGAGGCTAAAGGAATAATCATAGTGCCGCGGGACAAGGCGCTGCGCATGATATTCGATGCGCTTCGGACGAATAATCCCGTTGCGTTCCTCATTGACCAGAACTGGGCTGCGGGCGGTGTGTTCGTGCCGTTCTTCGGGAAGCTCGCCGCTACGGCGAAAGGGCCGGTGCAATTCGCCATGAAAACGGGCGCAAAACTGCTCGTCACATATGATCTGCGCAACCCCGACGGTACGCACACGGCGACGTTCGGCGATATCGTCGAGCTCGAGATAAAAGAGAACGATGAGGAAACGATACGGTATACTACCGCAAAATATACGAAGATATTCGAGGACCTGATACGGCAGCATCCGGAACAATGGATGTGGGCGCATGGGCGCTGGAGCACACGTCCCCCCGAGGAAATAAAAGGGAAATAG
- a CDS encoding HD-GYP domain-containing protein translates to MLERCELEQLKAGMIIGAAVSSERNNATLIEADTVLSEKMIDTLKKHEVSYVFVKIIKEPAPAAEEPRAAPVVAAASSAPERPRPAVVITDLVTNAKQEIIDRNFTEEAGKTILRIDSAQAIELKGKTVEKTMQIFQKVRGDGKLDFKSMKDEINALIAEIYKNQQAFLNLSVIKNASHYTYQHSVDVSSLAVLVGKSMNLHYTEVALLGFGGLMHDIGLSTIPAEILEKKGKLTESEREKVKQHPLDGYNRIVKQDVDPKVSQVVLQHHEWINGNGYPSKAAGASIMTVSKVIAICDVYSALVTNDRYRPPFPPYKAVQMIMGEAGSHFDMNIAKAFQQVMGLYPNGSMVRLADGTTARVIDQNPGALLYPIVQVVKDKDGKTANGVEIIDIKEKRDKFVKEVLSGIE, encoded by the coding sequence GTGCTCGAACGATGTGAACTGGAACAGCTCAAGGCAGGGATGATCATCGGCGCTGCGGTGAGCAGTGAACGTAATAATGCAACGCTCATCGAAGCGGATACGGTCTTGTCGGAAAAAATGATCGATACGCTCAAGAAACACGAGGTCTCGTACGTATTCGTCAAGATAATAAAAGAACCCGCCCCCGCGGCCGAAGAGCCGCGGGCTGCGCCTGTCGTTGCCGCCGCCTCATCCGCACCAGAGCGGCCGCGCCCGGCGGTAGTGATAACGGATCTCGTTACTAACGCGAAGCAGGAGATCATTGACCGCAATTTCACCGAAGAGGCGGGCAAGACGATACTCCGCATCGACAGCGCACAGGCGATCGAGCTCAAGGGCAAGACCGTTGAGAAGACCATGCAGATATTCCAGAAAGTGCGGGGCGACGGGAAGCTCGATTTCAAGAGCATGAAAGATGAGATCAATGCACTTATCGCGGAGATATATAAGAACCAGCAGGCGTTCCTGAACCTGAGCGTCATAAAAAATGCGAGCCACTATACCTATCAGCACAGTGTCGATGTGTCCTCACTGGCGGTCCTCGTAGGGAAATCGATGAACCTTCATTACACGGAGGTTGCACTGCTCGGATTTGGCGGCCTCATGCACGATATCGGCCTTTCAACGATACCGGCTGAGATACTGGAAAAAAAGGGAAAGCTTACGGAGTCCGAGCGCGAAAAGGTTAAACAGCATCCCCTTGACGGGTACAACAGGATAGTCAAACAGGACGTCGATCCGAAAGTATCGCAGGTGGTATTGCAGCATCATGAATGGATCAACGGCAACGGTTACCCGTCAAAAGCCGCCGGCGCATCGATAATGACCGTGAGCAAGGTTATCGCCATTTGCGACGTATACAGCGCATTGGTCACGAATGACCGCTATCGACCGCCGTTCCCGCCGTACAAGGCAGTGCAGATGATAATGGGTGAGGCGGGCAGCCATTTCGACATGAATATCGCCAAGGCGTTCCAGCAGGTCATGGGGCTCTATCCGAACGGGAGCATGGTCCGGCTTGCCGACGGGACCACCGCACGTGTCATTGACCAGAACCCGGGAGCGCTCCTGTACCCGATAGTGCAGGTTGTTAAGGACAAGGATGGAAAGACCGCCAATGGTGTCGAGATAATCGATATCAAGGAAAAGCGCGATAAATTCGTAAAAGAAGTATTATCGGGCATCGAATAG
- a CDS encoding sulfite exporter TauE/SafE family protein — protein MIDLSPASWAISILSGFFIGIAKTGISGLGIAVVPLMASVFPARASTGIILPMLIMADIIAVIYYRKHAQWNHLLRIIPFSVVGVIAGFLLLGRVGDHEMRIVIASLILVLVALNMLRDVGVIRDEMIPTNLVFTAVMGILAGATTMLANAAGPIMVVYLLSMKLEKKEFIGTGSWYFFFVNCFKVPFSASLGLITPATLAFNGLLFPAIAVGAVTGILIVKRIPQRVFQIVVQLLAVAGAIKLFF, from the coding sequence ATGATCGATCTATCCCCGGCATCATGGGCCATAAGCATACTTTCGGGTTTTTTCATCGGTATCGCGAAAACAGGCATTTCCGGGCTCGGCATAGCCGTAGTGCCTCTCATGGCATCGGTATTCCCGGCGCGCGCGTCCACCGGCATCATACTGCCGATGCTCATCATGGCGGACATCATTGCCGTCATTTATTACCGCAAACACGCTCAGTGGAACCATCTGCTGCGCATCATCCCGTTCTCCGTCGTCGGCGTCATCGCGGGATTCCTGCTTCTCGGGCGTGTCGGTGATCATGAGATGCGTATCGTCATCGCCTCGCTTATCCTCGTGCTGGTCGCGCTCAATATGCTCCGGGACGTCGGCGTCATACGCGATGAGATGATACCGACGAACCTCGTATTCACCGCCGTCATGGGCATACTCGCCGGGGCAACGACCATGCTTGCCAATGCCGCCGGGCCCATCATGGTGGTCTATCTCCTGTCGATGAAGCTTGAGAAAAAGGAATTCATAGGTACCGGTTCGTGGTATTTCTTCTTCGTGAACTGCTTCAAGGTGCCGTTCTCCGCATCGCTCGGGCTTATCACGCCGGCAACACTCGCGTTCAACGGGCTTCTGTTCCCGGCGATAGCCGTCGGAGCGGTGACCGGGATACTCATCGTCAAACGAATCCCGCAGCGTGTGTTCCAGATCGTCGTACAGCTCTTGGCCGTCGCCGGGGCGATAAAGCTTTTCTTTTAG
- a CDS encoding STAS domain-containing protein, producing the protein MELQTEIRNEIHIVILAGRVDVLLAPDLKASLDELITRSKTFKHLCIDLSAVNFLDSTAMGVFINLHKTLRKSKKKFSLCAPQPQVSKLFDLSGLSRFFTIFNSRDDVH; encoded by the coding sequence ATGGAACTGCAGACTGAGATACGTAATGAGATTCATATAGTCATCCTGGCAGGACGTGTTGACGTGCTCTTGGCGCCCGATCTCAAGGCGTCGCTCGATGAACTCATAACACGATCGAAAACGTTCAAGCATCTGTGCATCGATCTTTCGGCAGTGAATTTCCTCGATTCAACGGCCATGGGTGTTTTCATCAACCTCCACAAGACGCTGCGCAAATCGAAGAAGAAATTCTCGCTCTGCGCACCGCAGCCGCAGGTCAGCAAGCTCTTCGATCTCTCCGGGCTTTCGCGTTTCTTCACGATATTCAATTCTCGGGACGATGTGCACTGA
- a CDS encoding secondary thiamine-phosphate synthase enzyme YjbQ: protein MKSKTEYITFNTKSHREYIRITDRVAKVVSDSGIREGMVLVSAMHITAGVFVNDNESGILKDIDDMLERLAPYRDDYRHHRTGETNGDSHLKNILTHHQVIVPVTDGKLDLGPWQEIFYAEFDGQRGKRLIIKAMGE, encoded by the coding sequence ATGAAGTCAAAGACCGAATATATCACCTTCAATACGAAAAGTCACAGGGAATACATACGGATAACCGACCGTGTCGCAAAGGTCGTGAGCGACAGCGGCATACGCGAGGGCATGGTACTCGTGTCCGCCATGCATATAACCGCGGGTGTTTTCGTCAACGACAATGAAAGCGGCATATTGAAGGATATCGATGATATGCTCGAACGCCTGGCGCCGTATCGCGATGACTACCGGCATCATCGCACCGGCGAGACGAACGGCGATTCGCATCTGAAGAACATACTCACGCATCATCAGGTCATTGTTCCGGTCACCGACGGGAAGCTCGACCTCGGTCCTTGGCAGGAGATATTCTACGCGGAATTCGACGGTCAGCGCGGGAAGCGGCTTATCATCAAGGCGATGGGGGAATAG
- a CDS encoding ABC-F family ATP-binding cassette domain-containing protein, whose translation MKQLFAESLVKHYGMQHILNGASVCITEEDRIGVIGRNGAGKTTLLRILTGQEEPDEGRIIRSSGLRIGTLSQDEPYTAEDTVIGFLMHASHREEWDCARMAARFQVKGDMLRSRIRALSGGYRMRVKLAAMLLDEPHIILLDEPTNYLDLSTLILLERFLLSFNGGYFIISHDRQFLRTTCDKTLSVEDGDAVFFPGAVEDYLAFRDEVREQMIEANKAVEERREKLTSFIERFRANASTASRARSKMRELSKLLPIEIPAAAKNVRMRIPGGDERRGTALSSDALAIGYGKHAVARNIRLEIARGSHVAVLGDNGEGKTTLIRTLAGELPSLGGTVSFGIETKVAYYAQHVYASLPAGKTVQSYLESCAGKDILAQDIRDLAGSFLFRGDAVEKNISVLSGGERSRLALAGLLLSGANILFLDEPTNHLDFETVETLAQALKNFTGTILFVSHDRTFVNLIATDILEVKRGSVTHYPGSYDDYVWRLTRDASDDDSDPSGNEKRASSAVPEKKKNIAAERRRAIQAVAAAERDLKAYQNERAEVMTFFESGAFDASKSARLAELDSLIRDAEGSWLRLCEELETIDGRAIPPSP comes from the coding sequence TTGAAACAGCTATTCGCAGAATCACTCGTAAAACATTACGGGATGCAGCATATTCTCAACGGCGCATCGGTGTGCATCACCGAAGAGGACAGGATCGGCGTCATCGGACGCAACGGTGCGGGAAAAACGACTTTGCTCCGCATCCTGACCGGGCAGGAGGAGCCGGACGAAGGGCGCATCATACGATCGAGCGGACTGCGCATCGGGACGCTCTCGCAGGACGAACCGTATACCGCGGAAGACACGGTGATCGGCTTTCTCATGCATGCATCGCATCGCGAGGAATGGGATTGCGCCCGCATGGCGGCGCGTTTTCAGGTGAAAGGGGACATGCTCCGCTCCCGCATCCGTGCATTGTCCGGCGGCTACCGTATGCGCGTAAAGCTTGCGGCGATGCTCCTCGATGAACCGCATATCATACTCCTCGATGAACCGACGAATTACCTCGATCTGTCCACCCTGATACTCCTTGAGCGTTTTCTTCTGTCATTCAACGGCGGCTACTTCATCATTTCCCATGACCGGCAGTTCCTGAGGACCACCTGCGATAAGACGCTCTCCGTCGAGGACGGTGATGCCGTGTTTTTCCCGGGCGCGGTCGAGGATTACCTTGCCTTCCGCGATGAGGTACGCGAGCAGATGATCGAGGCGAACAAGGCCGTCGAAGAACGCCGCGAGAAGCTCACCTCGTTCATCGAACGGTTCCGCGCGAACGCATCGACAGCATCGCGTGCGCGCTCAAAGATGCGCGAGCTCTCGAAGCTTCTACCCATAGAGATACCGGCAGCCGCGAAGAATGTGCGTATGCGCATACCCGGCGGTGACGAACGACGCGGTACCGCGCTCTCGTCGGACGCGCTTGCCATCGGTTACGGGAAGCATGCCGTCGCACGCAATATACGCCTTGAGATAGCGCGCGGGAGTCATGTTGCCGTGCTCGGCGATAACGGCGAAGGGAAGACCACCCTGATACGGACGCTTGCGGGAGAGCTTCCGTCGCTCGGCGGAACGGTATCGTTCGGTATAGAGACGAAGGTCGCCTACTATGCGCAGCATGTATACGCGTCGCTCCCGGCGGGGAAGACCGTGCAGTCATACCTGGAATCGTGCGCGGGGAAGGATATTCTCGCGCAGGACATACGCGATCTCGCCGGATCATTCCTCTTTCGGGGCGATGCGGTGGAGAAAAACATATCCGTCCTGTCCGGCGGCGAGCGGTCGCGTCTTGCACTTGCGGGGCTCCTGCTCTCGGGGGCGAATATCCTCTTCCTGGACGAGCCGACCAACCATCTCGATTTCGAAACGGTGGAAACGCTCGCGCAGGCGCTTAAGAATTTCACCGGCACCATACTCTTCGTGAGCCATGACCGTACATTCGTCAATCTCATTGCGACCGATATTCTCGAGGTAAAGCGGGGCAGTGTGACGCATTATCCCGGGTCCTACGACGATTATGTCTGGCGTCTTACCCGCGATGCGTCCGACGATGACAGCGATCCTTCCGGCAATGAGAAGCGTGCCTCGTCAGCGGTACCGGAAAAGAAAAAGAACATTGCCGCGGAGCGTCGGCGTGCGATACAGGCGGTCGCGGCCGCGGAGCGTGATCTCAAAGCGTACCAGAATGAGCGCGCGGAGGTCATGACGTTCTTTGAGAGCGGTGCATTCGATGCCTCAAAAAGCGCACGGCTTGCCGAACTTGATTCGCTCATTCGTGATGCGGAAGGTTCCTGGCTCAGACTCTGCGAAGAACTGGAAACGATCGACGGACGTGCTATTCCCCCATCGCCTTGA
- a CDS encoding ABC transporter substrate-binding protein, which yields MKYICVLVCAIAVFCSAKDMVVTYEHSADAVNALSAYLKSYSTNAATKEVKEANEAVKAKIAAVFDFNLFGEASLGKNWARLTKAEQTLVASKLRTCIEVYGYKRASSFFNRVDAMNVIGTVPVGSADLVIQSGSVKAGDSRVPLTAVYKLEMVGDRRVITDIWYDIVEAPKENERFIKSISGSSKWLVALYRDQFDSILRKERLSGLYKRMDSVIAQYSAY from the coding sequence ATGAAATATATATGTGTGCTCGTTTGTGCCATTGCGGTTTTTTGCTCAGCGAAGGATATGGTCGTAACATACGAACATTCCGCCGATGCGGTGAACGCGCTCTCGGCCTACCTGAAAAGCTACAGCACCAATGCCGCGACAAAAGAGGTGAAAGAGGCCAATGAGGCGGTCAAGGCGAAGATAGCCGCTGTATTCGACTTCAACCTCTTCGGAGAGGCATCGCTCGGGAAGAACTGGGCCAGGCTCACCAAGGCGGAACAGACGCTTGTCGCCTCGAAGCTTAGAACATGCATCGAGGTGTACGGCTACAAGCGGGCAAGTAGCTTCTTCAATCGGGTGGATGCGATGAACGTGATCGGCACCGTTCCCGTCGGCAGCGCCGATCTCGTGATACAGAGCGGCAGCGTGAAAGCCGGCGATTCCCGCGTGCCGCTTACTGCGGTATACAAGCTGGAAATGGTGGGCGACCGCCGCGTGATAACCGATATCTGGTACGATATCGTCGAGGCGCCGAAAGAAAACGAACGATTCATTAAAAGCATATCCGGATCATCGAAGTGGCTGGTCGCGCTCTACCGCGATCAATTCGATTCCATACTCCGCAAGGAGCGATTGAGCGGCCTCTACAAGCGTATGGATTCGGTCATCGCTCAATACTCAGCGTACTGA
- the gatA gene encoding Asp-tRNA(Asn)/Glu-tRNA(Gln) amidotransferase subunit GatA yields MASNELSISELTEALAAKKTSAVDAVQSVFKAIDTDDGSAKPVGAYIELYREEAIARAKECDKRIAGGEKKPLLGVPIALKDNIAFQGHALTCASKILSGYVAPYNAHIVNKLVDAGANIIGRLNMDEFAMGSSTENSAVKVTRNPHDRDRIPGGSSGGCAAAVAAHHAFGSFGSDTGGSIRQPASLCGVIGMKPTYGLVSRYGLTAFGSSLDQIGPFAKTISDTALLLSVIAGHDANDSTSVKSETVDYRAHLADSIKGKVLGLPKEYFVTGIHPDVKARVMEATKVFGSLGAKIEEISLPHTEYGVSVYYIIGTAEASSNLARFDGVRYGKRAKDAANLLSLYERSRTDGFGEEVKRRILLGTYVLSSGYYDAYYMKALKVRTLIARDFTDAFRNVDAIIAPTSPTTAFKIGEKTSNPLEMYLSDIFTITVNLAGLPALSMPCGVDGNGLPIGLQLIGKAFDERTVLTLANAYEAARGR; encoded by the coding sequence ATGGCAAGCAACGAGTTATCGATATCCGAACTTACCGAGGCGCTCGCCGCGAAAAAAACATCGGCGGTGGACGCCGTACAGTCCGTATTCAAGGCCATCGATACCGATGACGGCAGTGCGAAGCCGGTAGGCGCATATATAGAACTGTACCGGGAGGAAGCTATTGCCCGGGCGAAGGAATGCGACAAGCGTATTGCCGGCGGCGAGAAGAAACCGCTCCTCGGCGTGCCGATAGCGCTCAAGGATAATATCGCTTTTCAGGGGCATGCGCTTACCTGCGCGTCGAAGATACTTTCCGGGTATGTCGCCCCATACAACGCGCACATCGTCAACAAACTCGTCGATGCAGGTGCGAACATCATCGGGCGCCTCAATATGGATGAATTCGCCATGGGTTCATCGACGGAGAATTCCGCCGTGAAGGTCACACGCAATCCGCATGACCGTGACCGCATACCGGGCGGTTCATCGGGCGGCTGTGCGGCGGCGGTGGCGGCTCACCATGCGTTCGGCAGTTTCGGCAGCGACACCGGCGGTTCTATTCGGCAGCCCGCATCGCTTTGCGGCGTTATCGGGATGAAACCGACGTACGGACTCGTCTCTCGTTATGGCCTCACTGCATTCGGTTCATCACTCGATCAGATAGGCCCGTTCGCAAAGACCATATCGGATACGGCATTGCTCCTCTCGGTCATCGCCGGGCACGATGCGAACGATTCGACATCGGTGAAAAGCGAAACCGTCGATTATCGGGCACATCTCGCTGACAGCATAAAAGGAAAAGTGCTCGGTCTTCCGAAGGAATATTTTGTCACCGGTATACACCCCGACGTGAAGGCCCGCGTCATGGAAGCGACGAAGGTATTCGGATCGCTCGGCGCAAAAATAGAGGAGATATCGCTCCCGCATACTGAGTACGGGGTCAGCGTATATTATATCATCGGCACCGCCGAGGCATCGAGCAATCTCGCCCGCTTCGACGGCGTTCGCTACGGGAAGCGCGCAAAGGATGCCGCGAACCTTCTGTCACTGTACGAGCGTTCACGCACCGACGGGTTCGGCGAGGAGGTGAAGCGGCGCATACTGCTCGGCACCTATGTGCTGAGCTCCGGTTACTACGACGCGTACTACATGAAGGCGCTGAAAGTGCGCACGCTTATCGCGAGGGATTTCACCGATGCGTTCAGGAACGTGGATGCCATTATCGCGCCGACATCGCCGACGACCGCGTTCAAGATCGGCGAGAAGACATCCAATCCGCTTGAGATGTATCTTTCCGACATTTTTACGATAACGGTCAATCTCGCCGGGCTTCCCGCATTGAGCATGCCCTGCGGCGTCGACGGCAACGGCCTGCCCATCGGGCTTCAGCTCATCGGAAAGGCGTTCGACGAGCGCACGGTACTCACCCTCGCCAATGCCTACGAAGCAGCGCGCGGGCGATGA